In the genome of Novipirellula artificiosorum, one region contains:
- a CDS encoding C45 family peptidase: MISSEQEARFKIASVQSRLHLPFVGLACLVVAVSISDSALADEISPSQRKSTDMQALAKTPDERQPELFLRPTIQREHGHRILVGNGDAQVPLIVVRGTPYEMGRQLGKLIADQMRLFIPPAIEGLKAELNVTQEDLGDVWSRTAAYTDDRVEQEMAGLADGSQVPLAQLQAMHAIPLHDILSYPALRFAVAERRASYFFDAGTNETLSLRFWRWQARTPRSKNPGSRP, translated from the coding sequence ATGATATCATCAGAACAAGAAGCTAGATTCAAGATCGCCTCAGTCCAATCCAGGTTGCATTTACCGTTCGTCGGCCTCGCGTGTCTGGTCGTAGCCGTCTCCATTTCCGATTCAGCATTGGCGGACGAAATCAGCCCTTCGCAACGCAAGTCCACCGACATGCAGGCACTTGCAAAAACTCCAGACGAGCGGCAACCTGAACTCTTTCTTCGTCCAACGATCCAGCGTGAACATGGACATCGAATCCTCGTCGGAAATGGCGATGCACAGGTGCCGCTAATTGTTGTGCGGGGTACACCCTATGAGATGGGACGCCAATTGGGGAAACTAATCGCTGACCAGATGCGGTTGTTCATTCCACCCGCGATCGAGGGTCTCAAGGCAGAGCTCAACGTGACTCAGGAAGATTTAGGTGACGTCTGGTCTCGTACCGCCGCCTACACCGATGACCGTGTGGAACAAGAGATGGCGGGACTGGCCGATGGTTCTCAGGTGCCATTGGCACAACTGCAAGCGATGCACGCGATACCACTTCACGACATTCTTTCGTACCCTGCTCTACGATTCGCAGTCGCTGAGCGACGCGCTTCGTATTTTTTCGACGCAGGAACCAACGAAACGTTATCACTACGTTTTTGGCGATGGCAGGCACGAACACCTCGCAGTAAAAATCCGGGCTCACGCCCGTGA
- a CDS encoding ROK family protein produces MSDNRIVLTLDAGGTNFVFSAVNANGEVVPPVRLPAETQELSKSLETITTGFRQVIEQSPLPPVAISFAFPGPADYPSGIIDNVGNLPAFAGGVALGPYLEQQFGLPTFINNDGDLFAYGEAISGLLPYVNNLLEQAGSPKRYRTLFAITLGTGLGGGLVHNGELFIGDNSNASEVWLLRNKLRPDCFAEEGACIRSVRGSYARITNTAIDDAPTPQIIAAIAAGESSGDPEAAKQAFAELGEVVGDVLANAITLLDGLVVLGGGISAAHGLFMQPLIDEMQGSIATYDGRPMNRIVQKVFNLDAPDQCDAFLAGATKTITVPGTDREITYDPLKRIGIGLTRLGTSRAVSIGAHAFALHAIDQQP; encoded by the coding sequence GTGAGCGACAATCGAATTGTCCTGACACTTGATGCAGGCGGAACGAACTTCGTATTCTCGGCCGTCAATGCCAATGGCGAAGTGGTCCCGCCTGTTCGTTTGCCAGCCGAAACGCAGGAACTTTCCAAGAGTCTGGAAACGATCACGACGGGATTCCGCCAGGTGATCGAACAATCGCCTCTGCCGCCGGTGGCAATTAGCTTCGCATTTCCGGGACCCGCGGACTATCCAAGCGGCATCATCGACAATGTTGGGAACTTGCCAGCGTTTGCGGGTGGCGTCGCTCTCGGGCCTTACCTCGAACAGCAGTTTGGCTTACCGACCTTCATCAACAATGACGGCGATCTGTTTGCCTATGGCGAAGCCATCTCGGGTCTATTACCATACGTGAACAACCTGCTCGAGCAAGCGGGCAGTCCCAAGCGTTACCGAACGTTGTTTGCCATCACCCTGGGCACCGGACTGGGCGGTGGCCTCGTTCATAACGGTGAACTATTCATCGGAGACAACTCGAATGCGAGCGAGGTTTGGTTGCTCAGGAATAAGCTGCGTCCGGATTGTTTTGCCGAGGAAGGGGCATGTATTCGATCGGTCCGAGGCAGCTACGCTCGGATTACCAACACGGCGATCGACGACGCACCGACGCCTCAGATCATCGCTGCGATCGCGGCAGGCGAGTCGAGCGGCGATCCCGAGGCTGCGAAGCAAGCGTTTGCGGAACTTGGCGAAGTGGTCGGCGACGTTTTGGCCAACGCAATCACGCTACTCGACGGCTTGGTTGTCCTCGGAGGTGGTATTTCCGCAGCACATGGTCTCTTCATGCAACCGTTGATCGATGAGATGCAAGGCAGCATTGCGACGTATGATGGTCGGCCGATGAATCGTATCGTCCAAAAAGTATTCAACCTCGACGCGCCCGACCAATGCGACGCGTTTCTCGCCGGAGCAACCAAAACGATCACCGTCCCAGGGACCGATCGTGAAATCACTTACGACCCTCTGAAACGCATCGGCATCGGATTGACGCGACTTGGTACGAGCCGTGCCGTCTCGATCGGTGCTCACGCTTTTGCTCTCCACGCCATTGATCAACAACCCTAG
- a CDS encoding GH92 family glycosyl hydrolase → MRTSLSLLLFLVFAIPAHAQQAARSRVAEVNPFLGTGGHGHTFPGATTPYAMVQLSPDTRTLGWDACGGYHFSDSSILGFSHTHLSGTGIGDRGDVLFMPFVGDVQTKPGTVEEPDSGYRSRFSHHDEDATPGYYRVRLQDDDIEAELTATQRAGFHRYTFPTQTTPSLIIDLAHTIHGHANPITEFRAINDHEIEGYKRSRGWAQNHHVYFHAKFSQPFTCTLFENGNAKPGKWAVASGNTQAVLRFENADTAVLMAKVGISAVDYQGARNNVETEISDWDFDAVKEAACEAWETQLSKINVKGGSADARTIFYTSLYHTAISPNLFTDCDGRYRGVDQQIHTSTDGPLYTVFSLWDTFRAFHPLMTMTEPERDADFIRTLLTHYDQGGSLPKWELDGNYTGTMIGYHAVPVIVDAYQKGIVDFDVEKAYQACVQSAHSREDDFLFPSETVREKLNPKAKYYNDTLGFIPCDLENESVSKALEYAYNDWCIAELAEALGKTEDAQKFRERAGRYKQYFDAESGFMRGRNEDGSWKTPFSPKFSQHRKDEYTEGNAWQWTWFAPHDVNGLVDLMGGKAPFVRKLDQLFVEDSSIEGEESSADISGLIGQYAHGNEPSHHITHIYNYVGQAWKTQALVDEILSTLYFNDPNGLSGNEDCGQMSAWYILNAMGFYSFCPGDPTYSIGRPLFDEVVIDVGDGKTFTVRADNNRPANKYIQSARLNGQRLTTPFFSHDDMIAGGTLELTLGEKPAKDAFVD, encoded by the coding sequence ATGAGAACTTCTCTTTCCCTTTTGCTGTTCCTTGTGTTCGCGATTCCCGCTCACGCTCAGCAGGCTGCTCGATCGCGAGTTGCAGAAGTCAACCCGTTCCTCGGAACCGGCGGACATGGCCATACCTTTCCTGGCGCGACCACACCCTATGCGATGGTGCAACTCAGCCCCGATACGCGAACGCTCGGGTGGGATGCTTGCGGCGGCTATCACTTCAGCGATTCTTCTATCCTGGGGTTCAGCCACACGCACCTCAGCGGCACTGGAATCGGTGACCGCGGTGACGTGCTGTTTATGCCGTTCGTGGGTGATGTGCAAACGAAGCCCGGCACCGTTGAAGAGCCCGACTCAGGATATCGCTCGCGATTTTCGCACCACGATGAAGACGCAACGCCCGGCTACTATCGCGTCCGATTGCAGGACGACGACATCGAAGCAGAATTGACGGCGACACAGCGTGCGGGCTTCCATCGCTACACGTTTCCCACTCAGACCACGCCGAGTTTGATCATCGACTTGGCTCACACCATTCACGGTCACGCGAATCCGATCACTGAATTTCGTGCCATCAATGATCACGAGATCGAAGGCTACAAGCGAAGTCGAGGATGGGCACAGAATCATCACGTCTACTTTCACGCCAAATTCAGCCAACCGTTTACTTGTACACTCTTTGAAAACGGAAACGCAAAGCCGGGAAAATGGGCTGTTGCCAGTGGGAACACACAAGCCGTGTTGCGCTTTGAAAATGCCGATACTGCGGTGCTGATGGCGAAAGTCGGCATCTCGGCCGTCGATTACCAGGGCGCTCGCAACAATGTCGAAACCGAGATCAGCGACTGGGACTTCGACGCAGTCAAAGAAGCGGCGTGCGAAGCATGGGAAACACAACTCAGCAAGATCAACGTCAAAGGTGGTAGCGCGGACGCACGCACAATCTTTTACACATCGCTCTATCACACGGCAATCAGCCCCAACCTTTTCACCGATTGCGACGGTCGCTATCGCGGGGTGGATCAACAGATTCACACGTCGACGGACGGTCCGCTCTACACGGTGTTCTCCTTGTGGGATACGTTTCGTGCATTTCATCCGCTGATGACGATGACCGAACCAGAACGTGATGCCGACTTCATCCGCACGCTGCTCACACATTACGATCAAGGCGGCAGTTTGCCGAAATGGGAACTGGATGGCAACTACACCGGAACCATGATCGGCTATCACGCTGTTCCCGTGATCGTGGACGCTTACCAGAAGGGCATCGTTGATTTCGATGTCGAAAAAGCTTACCAGGCATGCGTCCAATCTGCTCATTCGCGCGAGGACGACTTCTTGTTTCCCTCAGAAACCGTGCGTGAAAAATTGAACCCCAAAGCCAAGTACTACAACGATACGCTCGGATTCATTCCCTGTGACCTCGAGAACGAATCGGTTTCGAAAGCACTCGAATACGCCTACAACGATTGGTGCATTGCGGAGTTGGCGGAGGCCCTCGGTAAGACGGAGGATGCACAGAAGTTTCGTGAGCGTGCCGGTCGTTACAAGCAATATTTTGATGCCGAATCCGGCTTCATGCGAGGTCGCAACGAAGACGGATCGTGGAAGACACCGTTCAGCCCAAAATTCTCGCAGCACCGCAAGGATGAATATACCGAGGGCAATGCATGGCAATGGACATGGTTCGCGCCCCACGATGTCAACGGGCTGGTTGATCTGATGGGCGGCAAGGCTCCCTTCGTGCGTAAGCTCGACCAGTTGTTTGTTGAGGATTCATCGATTGAAGGCGAAGAAAGCTCAGCCGATATCTCGGGACTTATCGGTCAATACGCTCATGGCAACGAACCCAGTCATCACATCACACACATCTACAACTATGTGGGTCAAGCTTGGAAGACACAAGCGTTGGTGGATGAGATCCTCAGCACGCTTTACTTTAACGATCCAAACGGCCTCTCCGGCAACGAAGACTGTGGACAGATGTCAGCTTGGTACATCCTGAACGCCATGGGGTTCTACTCGTTCTGTCCCGGAGATCCGACCTACTCGATTGGTCGCCCTTTGTTTGACGAAGTGGTGATCGATGTCGGTGACGGCAAAACGTTCACCGTGCGTGCGGACAACAACCGGCCCGCAAACAAGTACATCCAATCGGCTCGCCTCAATGGCCAGCGACTGACCACCCCCTTTTTCTCTCACGACGACATGATCGCCGGAGGCACCTTGGAGTTGACCCTCGGAGAAAAACCAGCCAAAGACGCCTTCGTGGACTGA
- a CDS encoding arylsulfatase yields the protein MTRSHWLPMMKLLVGCFVTCSLHGRICAERPNVIVIMSDDQGGGDYGFLGNDVIKTPQLDAMHARSGLLRNFYVSPVCAPTRASLMTGRYNYRTRCVDTWIGRAMMDSGEVTLAECLRDAGYRTGIYGKWHMGDNYPLRAMDQGFGESLVHRGGGIGQPSDPIGAEGKYTDPTLFRNGKEVQMKGYCTDLFFDAAMDFIDRTAKSGDNFFTYIATNAPHGPFDDVPMELYEVYKRADFSPILVNELHPNRRQAEFDKLARIAAMITNIDENVGRLFHKLDQLGIRENTIVIYLNDNGPNSLRYVGEMRGMKTGVDDGGIRSPLLFHWPAKVKADATSDALCAHIDVMPTILDACEIDVPRSLDFDGRSFLPLLTGRDRSWPTRQVVFQSHRGNVPQLYNHFAIHEDPWKLVHPSGFSNERFEGPLKLELYDLSNDPKQENDLAEKHPDVVERLRKGYETWFSDVSSTREDNYAPPRIIIGTEHERETVLTRQDWRHASGKPWASDSNGYWLLEASEPADYEIELIFASHEHPAAAATISANGVATEIDIAAGRQRGHRTTVSLPAGKIKLAAEVTFNGNTQGPHQIVLQRR from the coding sequence ATGACACGATCGCATTGGTTACCGATGATGAAGCTCTTGGTTGGATGCTTTGTCACTTGTTCTCTACACGGACGGATTTGCGCGGAGCGTCCGAACGTCATCGTGATCATGAGCGATGATCAGGGCGGTGGTGACTATGGTTTCCTTGGCAACGACGTCATCAAGACACCGCAGCTTGACGCAATGCACGCTCGCAGCGGCCTGCTGAGAAATTTCTACGTCAGTCCCGTTTGTGCACCGACACGGGCAAGCTTGATGACGGGACGATACAACTACCGAACACGGTGTGTCGACACCTGGATCGGCCGAGCGATGATGGACAGTGGCGAGGTGACGCTGGCGGAGTGCCTACGTGATGCTGGCTATCGAACCGGCATTTATGGTAAATGGCACATGGGCGACAATTATCCACTTCGTGCGATGGATCAGGGATTTGGGGAGAGCCTTGTTCATCGCGGCGGGGGCATCGGACAGCCTTCGGATCCGATCGGCGCCGAAGGGAAGTACACCGATCCAACGCTTTTCCGAAACGGCAAGGAAGTGCAAATGAAAGGCTATTGCACCGATCTTTTTTTCGATGCCGCCATGGATTTCATTGATCGCACGGCGAAAAGTGGCGACAACTTCTTCACCTACATTGCCACGAACGCACCCCATGGTCCGTTTGATGATGTGCCGATGGAGTTGTATGAAGTGTACAAGCGAGCTGACTTCTCACCGATTTTGGTGAACGAACTCCATCCAAATCGTCGTCAGGCGGAGTTTGACAAACTGGCCCGAATTGCGGCAATGATTACCAACATTGACGAGAACGTCGGGCGGCTATTCCACAAACTTGATCAGCTTGGCATCCGTGAAAACACGATCGTGATCTATTTGAATGACAACGGCCCCAATTCGCTGCGATATGTAGGCGAAATGCGAGGGATGAAGACGGGCGTCGACGACGGTGGGATTCGTTCGCCGCTCTTGTTCCATTGGCCGGCAAAGGTCAAGGCGGATGCGACGTCCGATGCGCTTTGCGCCCACATCGATGTCATGCCGACGATTTTGGATGCCTGCGAGATCGACGTGCCCAGGTCGCTTGATTTCGATGGACGTAGCTTCCTGCCACTGTTGACGGGCCGTGATCGCTCGTGGCCAACGCGACAAGTCGTCTTTCAATCACACCGAGGTAACGTTCCACAACTCTATAACCATTTCGCGATCCACGAAGACCCTTGGAAGCTAGTTCACCCCAGCGGGTTTAGTAACGAGCGGTTCGAGGGTCCGCTAAAACTGGAGCTCTATGATCTGAGCAACGATCCGAAGCAGGAAAACGATCTCGCCGAAAAACACCCCGACGTCGTCGAGCGACTAAGAAAAGGCTATGAAACCTGGTTTTCGGATGTCAGCTCCACGCGTGAGGACAACTACGCGCCGCCACGAATCATCATCGGAACGGAACATGAGAGGGAAACGGTGCTGACCCGGCAAGATTGGCGGCATGCCAGCGGCAAACCCTGGGCCTCCGATTCAAATGGCTACTGGTTGTTGGAAGCATCGGAGCCGGCGGACTACGAAATCGAGTTGATCTTTGCTTCACACGAACATCCCGCCGCAGCGGCGACGATTTCAGCCAATGGCGTGGCGACGGAAATCGACATCGCTGCGGGAAGGCAACGTGGCCATCGTACGACGGTCAGCCTGCCTGCGGGCAAGATCAAGCTTGCCGCCGAGGTCACTTTCAACGGCAATACCCAAGGGCCGCATCAGATCGTTTTGCAACGAAGGTAG
- a CDS encoding sulfatase family protein, with translation MLRPIFVLLLAGCLGGANLAAERPNVVIIVSDDQSWDSIGFQGGKVHTPRLNQMAKDGLYLSDFNVTSTVCSPSRYSFLTGRYAGRCEGRRFMQEHPLGDQTQVENIGELEQDRWNVAKLLQRAGYTTGFVGKSHLVNHEWINGDWSKAGLETYPQNADPREPEVNAKMRRNHQKWCEAIKPFGFDFVDGVYAANLKEQRCDALNVHNLDWTVSKAVAFLEQSKDDPFFLYFSTTLHHGPAPWSNQYSLDADPRMTGEGFVAEGFDVLPSRANVLQRNRAAGFNDRQAYALWLDDGVGAIVDKVEQLGLEEETLIIFVPDHGSYRHGKATLHDYGMRVAMLMQWKGKIKAGSQYDALTANIDITPTILDLCDVAPPADDSMDGVSLKPVIYGSQRAVREELFGEMGHSRCVKTKDWKYIAVRYPDVVQRKIDQGGKFPAFNKEDPPLDRPYLTRNRHLGHYASLQNPHYFEADQLYNLKADPEENENVFRRYPEVAQQMQKRLAKALTQFEERPFGEFTDGSLLGGQTVRGLPNKAPANSNPNPPLQTEEE, from the coding sequence GTGTTACGACCGATCTTCGTGCTTTTACTTGCCGGGTGCCTTGGCGGAGCCAACCTGGCCGCGGAGCGACCCAATGTGGTGATCATTGTTTCGGACGACCAAAGCTGGGACTCCATCGGCTTCCAGGGCGGAAAGGTACACACGCCACGACTCAACCAGATGGCAAAAGACGGTTTGTACTTGAGTGATTTCAATGTGACATCCACCGTCTGTTCACCCTCCCGCTATAGCTTTCTCACCGGGCGTTATGCGGGACGTTGCGAAGGAAGGCGATTTATGCAGGAACATCCGCTGGGGGATCAAACTCAGGTCGAGAATATTGGCGAATTGGAACAGGACCGCTGGAACGTTGCGAAGCTGCTTCAACGTGCTGGCTATACCACCGGTTTCGTCGGCAAGAGCCATTTGGTGAACCATGAATGGATCAATGGCGATTGGTCTAAGGCCGGTCTCGAAACCTATCCCCAGAATGCGGATCCTCGTGAGCCCGAAGTCAACGCCAAGATGCGACGCAATCACCAGAAATGGTGCGAAGCGATCAAGCCGTTTGGTTTCGATTTTGTCGATGGTGTCTATGCAGCGAACTTAAAGGAACAGCGATGCGACGCGTTAAATGTCCACAACCTTGATTGGACCGTCAGCAAGGCGGTTGCGTTTCTCGAGCAGTCGAAGGACGATCCGTTTTTTCTCTATTTTTCCACCACGCTGCATCACGGTCCCGCGCCTTGGTCGAACCAGTATTCACTCGACGCCGATCCTCGAATGACTGGCGAGGGATTTGTCGCGGAAGGGTTCGACGTCTTACCGTCACGTGCCAACGTACTGCAGCGGAATCGGGCAGCGGGGTTCAATGATCGTCAAGCCTATGCACTTTGGCTGGACGATGGAGTCGGCGCCATCGTTGACAAGGTGGAACAACTCGGTCTGGAGGAGGAGACGCTGATCATCTTTGTCCCGGATCATGGTTCCTATCGTCATGGGAAGGCAACCCTGCACGACTACGGCATGCGAGTTGCCATGCTGATGCAGTGGAAGGGAAAGATTAAGGCTGGATCACAATATGATGCTCTCACTGCTAATATTGATATCACGCCAACGATCTTGGACCTCTGCGATGTGGCTCCGCCAGCCGACGACTCAATGGACGGTGTCAGCTTGAAGCCCGTGATCTACGGCAGCCAGCGAGCGGTTCGCGAAGAATTGTTTGGCGAGATGGGACACTCTCGTTGCGTAAAAACCAAGGACTGGAAATACATCGCGGTGCGCTACCCAGATGTTGTGCAACGGAAAATTGACCAGGGCGGGAAGTTCCCGGCCTTCAACAAGGAGGATCCCCCTCTCGATCGACCCTACCTGACTCGCAATCGTCATTTGGGGCATTACGCATCACTGCAGAACCCACACTATTTTGAGGCGGATCAGCTCTATAATCTGAAGGCGGACCCGGAAGAGAACGAGAACGTTTTTCGACGGTATCCCGAAGTTGCACAACAGATGCAAAAACGACTGGCAAAGGCTTTGACGCAATTCGAAGAGCGGCCGTTCGGCGAGTTTACCGACGGATCCCTTCTCGGTGGACAAACCGTAAGAGGTCTCCCTAACAAAGCACCAGCCAACTCAAACCCGAACCCCCCATTACAAACTGAAGAAGAATGA
- a CDS encoding sugar MFS transporter: MEKTTTETATPDYRRPFITITLLFFLWGFITVMNDVLIPYLKDSFDLSYFQAGLVQFAFFGAFFFVSLAYYFISLYRGDPINRIGYKLSIIISLLICGFGCAMFYPAAEFQAYPFFLGALFLLATGVTLLQIAANPYAAILGKPETASSRLNLAQGVNSLGTTIAPIAGGLLLYKVFATDGEVTIDSIKTPYLIYGALFVLLAIIVWRSHLPSFAKEEESTSSSLGALKFPHLRYGMIAIFMYVGGEVAIGSYLISFMKDENILGLPEATASIYLAYYWGGAMIGRLCGAISLSEIASSARKYAYMAVTALVVLGVVYVVTAIRIEEGVFAMNFMTPTQIAPYLILIALNFVAFVAGRGNAARVLWVFSIGMITLLCIASFTQGSLAFWAALGTGLFNSIMWSNIFTLAIKDLKQHTSQGSSLLVMMIVGGAIVPLVMGAAADRVGIQLAFAVPIINYVYIGFYGLIGHRVHEPEVAA; the protein is encoded by the coding sequence ATGGAAAAGACGACAACGGAAACCGCGACGCCGGATTATCGGCGCCCCTTCATTACGATCACGCTGCTCTTTTTCCTGTGGGGCTTCATTACGGTGATGAATGATGTGTTGATCCCGTACCTCAAAGACAGCTTTGATTTGAGCTATTTTCAGGCGGGTTTGGTGCAGTTCGCCTTCTTTGGAGCCTTTTTCTTCGTCTCGTTAGCCTATTACTTCATCTCGCTTTACCGCGGTGATCCGATCAATCGGATCGGCTACAAGTTGAGCATTATCATCTCGTTGCTGATTTGCGGATTCGGCTGTGCGATGTTCTATCCCGCTGCAGAATTTCAGGCGTATCCGTTTTTCTTGGGCGCGTTGTTCTTGTTGGCGACCGGAGTGACCTTACTGCAGATCGCCGCCAATCCGTACGCGGCCATCCTGGGCAAGCCCGAGACGGCGTCGAGTCGACTGAACCTCGCTCAGGGTGTCAACTCATTGGGCACCACAATCGCGCCGATCGCCGGCGGCTTGCTGCTTTACAAAGTCTTTGCAACCGACGGAGAAGTTACGATCGACTCGATCAAGACTCCCTACTTGATCTATGGAGCCCTGTTCGTGTTGCTGGCCATCATCGTATGGCGAAGTCACTTGCCGAGCTTCGCGAAGGAGGAAGAATCGACCAGCAGCAGTCTGGGCGCCTTGAAGTTTCCTCACCTGCGATATGGCATGATCGCGATCTTCATGTACGTCGGCGGTGAAGTCGCAATCGGCAGCTATTTGATTAGCTTCATGAAGGACGAAAACATACTAGGGCTTCCCGAGGCCACTGCGAGTATCTACCTAGCGTATTACTGGGGTGGCGCCATGATCGGACGGCTGTGTGGAGCGATCTCGCTGAGTGAGATCGCCAGCTCAGCGCGGAAGTATGCATACATGGCAGTCACGGCTCTCGTCGTGTTGGGGGTGGTCTACGTCGTAACCGCAATCCGGATCGAAGAGGGTGTCTTCGCAATGAACTTCATGACCCCCACTCAGATCGCTCCCTACCTGATTCTGATCGCGCTCAACTTCGTCGCATTTGTCGCAGGGAGAGGCAACGCTGCTCGCGTGTTGTGGGTCTTTTCAATCGGTATGATCACGTTGCTTTGCATCGCCTCGTTTACGCAAGGCTCGCTGGCGTTTTGGGCCGCTCTTGGCACCGGATTGTTCAACTCGATCATGTGGTCGAATATCTTCACGCTTGCAATCAAGGACCTCAAACAACACACGTCGCAAGGTTCCTCGTTGTTGGTCATGATGATCGTCGGCGGAGCAATCGTTCCGCTTGTGATGGGGGCCGCAGCCGATCGCGTCGGCATTCAACTCGCCTTCGCGGTGCCAATCATCAACTACGTTTACATCGGGTTCTACGGCTTGATCGGGCATCGCGTTCATGAGCCGGAGGTAGCGGCGTGA